CCGTTCTCCCTTACCGCAAGGAAAGGGACTACTCGACCTCTTTTGTCTTTTTATTCTATCCCACGCGCTTTTTGGCGTCAACTGGACAAAAAACGGCATTTCTGGTGTAATATAAAGTTTTGTAAAATCAAATATCAAATATTAAAAATCAAAATTGTTGGATAAGTTTTTGATTTAGCTCCTTTTTTAAATGTCCGGAGGTCTTTTACAAAAACCCATTTTTTGTCTTACTAGCATCAGAAGGGTAATTTTGTGAATAATTTTTAACTTTGAAATTTTTTATTTAAAGCATGTTGTACCCAAATATAAAAAATGGAAGCTCCAGGTGAAGAAGCAATAAATATTTTTAAATTTTGCTTTGTCATTTTTCATTTTGATATTTGATTTTTGATTTTAATAGGCTGTGGATAACTTTCTTGCATTGATTTTTTAAAAATATGTTCTATAATTATAAGTAGGGAATAAAATACTGTTGACATATTTTCCGAAAAGGTATTGTACTAATATAAAGAGAGTGGTATAATAAACATAACAAACGGTTTTTAAAAATAAAAAGTAAAACAAAAATTTTGTTGGAACCTCGCGCGACATTATTGCTGCGCAATTAGAGATTTAAACAAAATTATCGAAAGGAGGTGACTCAAATGGCAAAGAAAAAAGCAAAGAAAAAGAAGAAGAAAAGATAATTCTTCTTGTACGTTTTCTTTTTTTGGTTTAGTTCTAAACCAAAAGTTAGCTTAAACCCCCGCTTTCTGGCGGGGGTTTAGCGTATTAAAAAGTCAAAAATTAAAGGTTAAAAGTCAAAATTTTAGTGTCTTGTGAAGCGGAACATTTGTTTAGATTATGACTTCACAGACCCTCCATTTGCTGGCGAGATCTTTGTGGAATTTTATCTTTGACGCAGGAAAGCAAGATTTTATCAGTTTAGAAATTTTTAATTTTTGTTCATGACTGATTTCCATGAAACATGTAACATGGAGCATGGAACACTCGTTTTTTAATTTATTTAATTGTTTTAAAAGTTTTGCGTAATATCCCAATCCGTTCTGCGGACTAAATAAGGCGGATTTTGGTTCATATTTTCTGACGCTTTTCAGGGCTGGACTATATATTTCTTTCGAAAGATAAGGGAGATTAGCTAAAACGATTAAATTGTTGCATTGCTGCATTGTTAAATTGTTAATAAGCTTTTTGTTTTTTAATAAATCAGATTTGAAAAAATAGATATGTTTGTCAACTTTGTGTTTCTTAGCGTTATATTTTGCGACTAACAGAGCCTTTTGGGAAATATCCGTGCCATAAAAATTAATATTGTTATATGTTCCATGCTTCATGTTATATGCTAGTGAAA
The sequence above is drawn from the Candidatus Moraniibacteriota bacterium genome and encodes:
- the prmC gene encoding peptide chain release factor N(5)-glutamine methyltransferase, producing MKTIKDFCINYYKKIDFLDLELIIASVLKKPREFVLAHPDYKISATHNSRLKTLIKRRRRHEPLAYILGRKEFYSLDFKVNKNVLIPRPETELLVDLVLKELKKNKLQVAGYGLQNIIIDVGTGSGNIIISLAYNMKHGTYNNINFYGTDISQKALLVAKYNAKKHKVDKHIYFFKSDLLKNKKLINNLTMQQCNNLIVLANLPYLSKEIYSPALKSVRKYEPKSALFSPQNGLGYYAKLLKQLNKLKNECSMLHVTCFMEISHEQKLKISKLIKSCFPASKIKFHKDLASKWRVCEVII